In a genomic window of Strix aluco isolate bStrAlu1 chromosome 3, bStrAlu1.hap1, whole genome shotgun sequence:
- the SAYSD1 gene encoding SAYSvFN domain-containing protein 1 has translation MSAAVEGRLARFRAARDSSAAAASPRPAEPPPGKATAPEAAEGQGAAAAGPGGGAQARPGGAAAAAPPVWARPLLLKVLLWAVLLALFAELELGLPYFVLSLLYWMYAGTRGPAERRRGELSAYSVFNPGCAAIAGTLTAEQLERELHYRPAAGR, from the exons ATGTCGGCCGCCGTGGAGGGGCGCCTGGCCCGGTTCCGCGCCGCCCGCGAcagcagcgccgccgccgcttcgccgcgccccgccgagccgccgccggGGAAGGCCACGGCTCCGGAGGCCGCCGAGGGACAGGGGGCCGCCGCggcgggcccgggcggcggcgctCAG GCCCgtcccggcggggcggcggcggcggctcctccggTGTGGGCGCGGCCGCTGCTGCTGAAGGTGCTGCTGTGGGCGGTGCTGCTGGCGCTGTTCGcggagctggagctggggctgccctaCTTCGTCCTTTCCCTGCTCTACTGGATGTACGCCGGCACCCGCGGCCCcgccgagcggcggcggggcgagcTGAGCGCCTACTCCGTCTTCAACCCCGGCTGCGCCGCCATCGCCGGGACGCTGACGGCCGAGCAGCTGGAGCGGGAGCTGCATTACCGGCCCGCCGCCGGCAGGTAG